DNA sequence from the Lachancea thermotolerans CBS 6340 chromosome H complete sequence genome:
GTGTGAAATCGAACACAAGAGCAGTTGCTAAAATGACAGGGGTCACTTTTGCTTACGCAGGTGCAAGCAAGCCTCAACTCACAGATGCTTCTTGTGCGCTATCTTTGAGTTCCAGAGTTGCAATCTTGGGGCCAAATGGTGCTGGTAAGTCCACTTTgatcaagcttttgacCGGTGAACTTGTTCCACAAGAGGGTAAGGTGGAGAAGCACCCTAACTTGCGTATTGGGTACATTGCGCAGCATGCACTGCAGCATGTCAACCTCCACAAGGAGAAAACTGCCAACCAGTATCTACAGTGGCGTTATCAGTTTGGTGACGACAGAGAGGTTTTGCTGAAGGAGTCTAGAAAGATTTCAGAACAAGAGAAGGAAATGATGGAGAAGGAGATCGACATTGGCGACGGAAGAGGAAAACGTGCTATTGAGGCCATTGTTGGTAGACAAAAGCTGAGAAAATCGTTCCAGTATGAAGTCAAGTGGAAATTCTGGCTTCCTAAGTACAACTCTTGGGTGCCAAAAGAGGTCCTTCTGGAGAATGGTTTCGACAAATtggttcaaaagtttgatgaCCACGAAGCCTCGAGAGAAGGTCTTGGTTACCGTGAGTTGACCCCAACCGTGATCACCAAGCATTTCGAAGACGTCGGTCTCGACTCAGAAATTGCTAACCACACTCCACTTGGCTCGCTTTCCGGTGGCCAATTGGTCAAGGTAGTCATTGCAGGAGCTATGTGGAACAACCCCCACTTATTGGTGCTTGATGAGCCTACTAACTACCTGGACAGAGACTCCCTTGGTGCGCTGGCTGTTGCAATTCGTGACTGGTCTGGTGGTGTCGTTATGATTTCGCATAACAACGAGTTTGTCGGCGCTCTGTGTCCAGAACAGTGGATTGTGGAGAACGGAAAGATGGTTCAAAAGGGCGTTAGCCAAATCGACCAGAGCAGGTTCGAAGACGGCGGTAAAGCTGGCTCTGCCAGCGCGGCCAAGGCAGCTTCCCCATCCGtggatgatgatgattCTCCAGCCAATATCAAGGTCAagcagagaaagaagagactAACAAGAAATGAGAAGAAGGTGCAGGTCGAACGTCGTCGTTTGCGCTACATCGAGTGGCTCTCATCTCCTAAGGGAACGCCAAAGCCTGTCGACActgacgacgaggaggaaTAATCGCGATATAATGGGACCCTTCATTTGTACTGTATCATAAATAGAGGATAAATGTCATCAGCAAGGTGCTTTTAAGTTTGAAATTACCTAGAGTCGGAGTATTTTTCCTCCATCTCTGCTGTGATAGCGGTACCATCGAGTTTCTCGATAGCTTCCTTTACAAGTTCTTTTAGGAAGACTTCGTGCTTCTTCAGCCCTAAGATACTGACGGTGTTAAACCCCATACCATAATGAGGATACGAACCTATTTTTATCTCGTCAGAGACCTGTAAGCAGCGCGTCTGCAGCTCGCGCAGATACGAGGAAATTTGGGACTCTGACTTCGGAGTTTTCACAAAAAACCTTTCATAGTTGTGAGGTTCGCGCTCACTGATGCTGTAAATCTCCTTTACAGAGGGCTCGAACGCGagcagaagcttttcaaatagCTGGGGTATTCCAGGCAATATGTACACTTTCTGCTGGATCGAAACTATAGGCACCCAGAACTCTTTCAGTACATAGTAGCTATGCACTTCGGGGCCAGCTGGAAGCGTGGCCATCCTATAGAAATCTTTCAGCGTCTCGGGATCGTGTCTTTTCTCGGGGTGCGAAATCTTCCGCATACGATCTTGGCACTCGTAATTCAGCTCGCACGGGAGCCCAAAGCTGCTGGCTACTGACTCGTACGTGATATCGTCGTGGGTGGGCCCAATGCCGCCGGACGTCACAATAAAGTCATTCTCTGCGCTCAACCTCTTTATCGTTTGGACGATCTGCTCCTTCTGGTCCCCTATCGTTACTATTTCGCGCAGCTGGATCCCCAATCTGTAGCAGTACTTGGCAAAAAACCTCGAGTTGGTGTCCGTAATCTTGCCGTTAAGAACCTCATCACCGATGATGACACAAGCACCCTTAACAGAAGGCATTCTGGCGATCTTTGGAGTCTGTGTAGCAAGAAAGCGCGGCAGCATGTTTCTCACGCTCGATCATCAAGAATACTGTTACTTCCCTAATTGCATGCCTAGCGATTGCTAGACTATGTGTCGTTCCAAATGAGAGAGATATAAGCAAGGATTAAATCAGTTATGTATCATGTGACTTTATATATCTTCCCACGATAATATGTCATATCATCAATTCTATATCAGTTCCACACACATTtaaagaggaagagatGAGAACAATTGCGAGTTCCACAGCGCTTCACGGGCACCTTATTAGCTAAATGAGCGCCCTCAATCTCAATTCTTTATAAGCGTCTTGATGGCCAAGCACTTTCAGTCTTTATCTTAGCGGTCACGAGATCTGGGTCGCCCAATACCTTGAGCGCCCTTGAACATTTGCTAAGCAGCAACTACCATTGTATATGCAAAGGCGCGTTGGCAAGTTCCCGGTACTGTGGGAAATTGGGGCTGATGTAGTATCCGCTTGGTACCTAAGATGTTGCCGAATCCGTCGTAATCGCggtttcttcatcaagtcaCGTTGTTTGATTATTCTGAAGGTATTTATATGTCTCTTCCCTCAACCGACGAAAGAAGTACACGAGATATCACAAGGCTGTAGCTTCAGCGAGCGCTTCAGatcttgattttatcaaCAAAACTTTGGGAATGAGTTTTGCAGGCACAGCTACCCTCGCTGCCCAAAACACGCCCGCTGAGGACCCCTTGCAAAATAGCCGCCCATCAAGCCAAGTTCAAAGGGAGTTCCGACTAGAAGAGAGAGACAGCCTCTTAAGCAACGGACGCGGCCCGAGTTCCGAATCACAAAGCACCCGGAGATCCGGCAGCATGTGGATGCTAAAATCTTCGCTTCGCTCTTTCTTCGAGCTGAAGACTCTAAACGGGCGTAGGGAAGCCAGATGTCTCCACTGCGACAAACGCTATCCGGAAGGAGAGTCCACTGGGAACATGGCCAAGCATGTCCGTGCCTTGCATCCAGCGGCTTGGAAGGCCAAAGAGGggaaagttttgaaaacgcCCCCGCGAAACGTCACTTTCAGAAGGCTTGAATCGCTGCGGGTGTCCCAGTGGGTTGCAGACGAGCATAGGAGGAAAATAGGAGAGCTCGAAACACTAATGCTGGTTGTCGAGCATGCCCTGCCCCTCAGTCTTGTTCAGTCCGCGTCCTGGGCCAAGTGGAATGACAGATGCTCTCCGAATTCTAGTATCAAGTCAAGCACAACACTAGTAAAGAAGTTGCACTTGTATCAGAAACACATGAACAGGTCACTgcgcttgaacttgaggaACTCTCAATTTGCTAATATCCAATTTGACATATGGATTTCCCCCGGCGGGGAGTCATTTTTGGGCGTCATGGTATCTTTCGCACCAAACCTTTTGAATAAAAGCATTTTGCAGCAGGCAAAAACTCCGAAGGTCCTTTTGAACAACTCCGGTTGTGCTCAAAGCACCCACCTGATTGATTTCGTCAGCTTGGGGACTGAGAAGATTACGGACAAGCACTTATGTGAGACCCTTTTACTGGTTTTAGAAAAGTatgagctcaaagacatGACTGCGACGATAACTATGGCTAAAAACCCTTGTAATGAATCGCTATTTTCAGCGTTAGTCTATAAGGTATTTGGATCGCCAAAACCGTTCGCTCGCCGCATGTTTGGTAAAACACGCGAGATTTATTGTATGATTTATGCCTTGAATCTTCAGCTGGAAAGAGGaacaaagcttttgttCGGCTGCCCGATTTTTTCAAATGCTTGCGAAAGGATCAACAGTTTTGCGAGGGTTACGGGGGCCTCTTCTCATACAAACGCTGGCTTAAAGATCCCAGAAATCCGTTTCATTCCTGTGAACTCTTCGCACCGATGGACTTCCATCTGGTCGCAGCTAAACAcgtttttcaacaatttctcTCAATATGAAGCTTGGTACATCCAGTTAATTAATAACGGACAAGAAGATCTAGCttcaaaccttgaaaactgTATTAATATTGAGAGCAGAGCAataaaacttcttgagtaTTTCGTGCAAACATTTGCAATTTTTAACGATTTGATCACAAAGCTCCAGCAAGATGGCTCTGATCATCTTGCCAATGGTGTTCCGACGTCTTACTTGTTGGAGAGCTACTACAAAATGTGCGCGAAAGTTTTGAATGGGGCGCGTGTCGCAAAAAGCCGAGCTGGGTATGATTTCTCCTGTTTGAATGGATCTGTGAGTCTCGCGCCTGAGGACAAGGAAATTGTATTAGATGCACTCCAAATTGCGGGTTGCATGCACCAAGAGTTCATGGGTCACGTTCGAAATAATCCGCTATATTATGTGGCAGTCATTCTTGACCCATCCGCCAAAACTGACGCCATCTATAAGATGATGAGCCCGGAAGAGGCGAGCGAAAGGACTATCGAAGCACAAATGTTTCTCAATagatttttggaagaatATCGTGAAAACTCTGTGATTCAAGACCAAGCTTCGGCTGACGAAAATCCGTATCATGCATCATCCAGCATGTACTTTGACAGAAGGTGCTTATCTACCAACGGAGATTCACAAGGAAGTGTCGGAAGTGTTaacgaggaagaagctggaagtCGGGGAAGGACCAGTGAATGGCTTAATTATCAAGAAGAACCTTTATGTTCTGTAAAGTCGAGGGAGGACGCGATAGCTTGGTGGTATGAGCGTCGTCAAAAATATCCTGTATTATTTGAACTTTCCGTTTCTCTGCTCTATACAAGACTGAGCACTTGTAGCATCCAGAGgtgcttttcttcagcggTGGATGTAAtgaaagaagacaaaaattgtccagaaaataaaaacttcaaatcaCTGATGGTGCTCCGGGACAGGTTTACGAATTTCGGTTTCTTCGACGGGCCGGCACTTGATCCTAACTTTTCAGGCGGTGTGTCGGATGAATCGTCGGGAGGTGAAGCCGTTTTTCTCGAAGATCATGGCCTATCAGAATTTGACGACAGCTAGACAAACGAAGCGCACAGGGACCGAAGGCAACTAGCTCCATTGAAGGTTGGGGTGCACATCATCCTGTCTAGAAAATCGGCTAAGGAATGGGAACATGTTCAACATGACAAATGCCATAATAAAGGAAGTATTAGTTTCACTGCAGAGAGGGATCCCCAATAGTTCTCTTCTCATTTGAGATACTCAGTCTCCATTGAATCCACGTGACGAGCACATGAGGTAACATAGTTGAGATCAAGTGATATATGCGGGTAATACCTACCAATCACTTGACTATCTATCACATGATAGTATCACTGTTAACGATATTTCTATCCGAAGTATAAGAAATTTTCTGGAAGTCAGCGGTGAATTTGGCCATCATAGCCCCAGCAATAAGCCATTTGGTAGTAGTTATCCGAACCACTAGAAATCATGTCGGCACCTAACACCTTCAATGCAGAAACCGCtgagaacttggaagaTATGGAAAAGCAGTTCGCCGTTCTAGCCGTGGAACAAGCTGAGACATACTGGAACCTGATCAGCAAGGTCCCGGGCTCGAAGTTACGTCTCACTAAGTTCGATGACGAAATCTATGAgaaatttcaagagcaCTTCCCAGAATACAAAGATCTATCCAGACTTGCCAAGTTCACtgaggaagagctgaaaacGAAAGAGGCTAAGGAAAGATGGAGAAAATTCAttaagctttttgaaaagaaagtGGACGACTTTAACTTCGGTACTCTTCTAAGAACAGATGCCTCTGCTGAGTACGGCCAATTCACTACTTGTTTCGTAGTGAGACTGCAGTTCTATGCCTTCGAAATTGCCAGAAACAAGAGCAAACTCAACGACTGGGCCGCAGGTCAATAAAAAGCGTTCATCCCCTTGAACTCTTGTCATTTAATATGTATACTAAAAGGCAATTAGGGTCTGAGTTCTCGAACTCTCGCTCTACCGCTGTTACACCGCCCAGCTCGCAGGATCGCACCTGATGCAAGCTGATATAAAAGCTCATATCTCAAAATTCGTTACTACGTACTAATCAGATAAAACATCATAACAGTTATCATATTCGCCTAATGCTTGTGTGTATGGCCACTTCCAAGCCCAAAGTGGGAATGAGTGTGCCCGCTGGGGAGCGGACCATCGCTCGCTGACTCGTTCTGAGGTGTAGGAAACTGACCCAACTTCTTCTGATTCTCAATTTCCTTCAATTGTTCAGGCGAAAGAGGTGGTCTCTCTTCAACGTAATCTATGTCAATATTGCGTAAAGTTGGTATATTTTCCCGCAATGTTTTACGCAAATGGTCTGTcacaatttcaaattctttaATAGTCAAAACGTTCTCCCATCTCTGTAGCGGAACTTCCAGGGTCATCTTAGCATGCATTTCGGGACCTGAAGACAAAACTGTCAGGTTCTTAAGCCCGTAGGGTTTTTTTGCGTTGTTATTAGAAATCAGTTTACGCAAAATCTCCTGTGTGTTATCTTTCACTGTAACGTAGCGAGGATCATCACCAGCCACCGCTCGATCAACTAGCTCCTTCATAGCACCTATCATGCCATCGGCTCCAGTCTTCACAACCAGTGCAGAAACTAAAAGACCACCAACTGCGTCCAGAGATTgaatattgaaaaagtaTCCAGAAGAAATAGTAACAAGCGCCACCAATGAAGTCAAAGAGTCAACTCGGTGGTGCCAGGCGTTAGCAAGGAGTACATTAGAGTTTGTCTCAATTGCAACTTTCTTGGTAGCGTTAAAAATCCATTCTTTTATGATAATTGACCCACCCGCTATCCATGCAGCATTAATGTTAGCGACATCGGTTGGTCCACCGTGTGAATGAGAGTGGGAAAAAGTAGAAACAACATCCAGCACAGCGTGGGGAAGTAATGGAGCAGCGATAGCACAAAGCGAGCTCCAACCAATAGAAAGTCCTGCGAAGGCCAAAATTGCAGATACTGAGAGAGAGCCTAGGGTTTCAATTTTACCATAGCCTCCAGGATATTCAGCAGTtggttgttttgaagacaGCTTCACAGATGCTAAAGTTAAAAAGTCTGAGACCAAATCAGACAGTGCATGTACGGAGTCTGCTATCAACGCCTGTGAGTGAAACATGATAGCGCCGGCGAATTTTCCAAGCGCCAAGCCGACATTAATCCACAGGCCGATCCACGTAATTCTCACGCCAGGGTTCTTTTTAAATTCTTTTCGACTCATTTTCAGTAGTGGGTTGctttgacttgaagcaTGTGAGTGAGTGTGACCTGCTTCTCGATAAAGCATGGAACCTAGGTGTAAAGTGTCATTCTGTTCAGTTTCAGATTCTTTCATGTGGATGTGCCTTGATTCCTCGAAAGCATCTGACAAGTCTTGAAACTTGGCTTGCTTTTCGAGCCGCCTTTCTGCGTCGGTCTTGCCAATGCCACCCTTCTTACCTTCGTTTATTAAGCGGCGACTGGAGTTGTGAATTGAGCGTTGGTGGAAGCACAGATTCCAGACCAGCTGCCTGCACCTTGACTTTCCGATGTTGTGGTAGAATTGCAAACCAACAGGATATGCGCTAGGCTTTATCATGTCTGCCTTTTGTTTCTCTCGATGCCTTTGATGACTGTATCAGAATGCACCAAGAAATACAATATAAAAGGTTAAATAAATGACGTGACATAATAATGCAAAAGTATGTTAAAAATTGTTACAAATGATTTATATACAAGTGTACCAAGCGTGATGCAACAACGTATTGTTTATGTTAACAAGTGGTTGACTGTGGTGCTTTTGACTGTCTAAGCTCATTGCATCATATCACTGTTTCCCTCTGGTTTAATTTCTGGTGATATCACCATTGCACCCTCACTTTTGATAACGACTTGGTCAGGCTGAGCTTCTGACGCCTCTCGAGATCCGGTAGCTTCGTAACCTGTCACAACTTTAATGTTACGCTGCGCGAATTTTAACATAACGTTAGCATCATGCTCCTGACATGCTCTTTGTAGCGCGCTAATTTCTCTAGGCATTCTAACCCCAGCGCCAACAAGTTTTCTCAAGTAAAACTTTATTTGGGCCATTGAAAGGTCGCCACGTAGTGCGCcgtcttttttcaaaagatcgcAGCTCATAGTGTGTTTGAAAGATGCCgacattttgaatatttcaaagaactggcCAAAAAACCGGCGATCGGGGATAACTTTCAGTTTGAGGGATGCCATGGCCATACTCTCAATCTGGCTAAAGTCTACAAGACCGAAGTCTGGAAAATTAGAAGGGCAGCAAATGGGGCACACAAAAACAGTGTTCTCATTGCTAACCAAGGACCATTTGCCCTTGTTGATACAAGTTGCATGGTACCATTCTCCACAAACCTCGCAAGCTACCATTTTGCTTCCAGAGTCTCCCTGCCGACAAAAACAATAGACAGGCTCCTCATCAGGCTGAGATTTTGTGGTTAATTTATCTCCATTGTTGGCAAAGCACAGCTGGGTTGAGCTATGAATTTTTGCCCATAAAGGTTTTCGGAGAACAAGTTTGTTAACTTTCTGAAGCCATAACCTGCAATCTTTTATatgttttgagaaaatcGATCTGTTGGGTACTTCAGATAATGTTAAGCGTTTATCATCGCATGAGCCATCGAATTTGCCTATCAAATTGAGTTCGAACAGTGGTCTAGCATTTACGCTTCCAGCTATTAATCGATAATGTTCATGATTAACGTCCAGCTTGTCGAAAGAAGACGACATGCCTTCTCTGTGTTTCCCGAAGGTGTCCATTATAGCTTCTAGGGTTTCTCGTAGACGAGGTTCCACCAGAAAAGGATACTGACGAAGTGTATCAAGAATACTAGAGAGCCGATCAACCGGGATTTTGCTAgactttttcttgaaaagctgtcCTAACTCATATCCTGTTTCTTGAGAGAGTAGTATAGTGTTACGAacctgctccagcttctcTCTGTGGAGCGCGTCGCTCACAAATTTTATGCCATACTTGAGGTAGGGCAACAAATAGCTAGGAGTATAGTATCCCAGTTCATCCTCtttgatgatttcatgCTCAATAATTGTTTTTTCATAAGTTGAAAGCCACATTTCCTCACAGATTTTGCGAGCTAGAAGGTCATGGTATTTGGAACGTATGCCCAACGACCAGCCCTGTAGGTACGTCTCCTTCATACGACTCAGATCGTTAATTTTTATTGCATTTTGAGCATCCAGTTGAAACGATTCAACGCAGTGACATAACTCGAACACTTTAGACATTTCGGGGAAAGCAATTGATGATCCTTCGAGTTCCAGATAAAGATTGTGAAGCTCAGCCACGGTATAGTGGAAGGGTGCGGCGGCcaattctttcaaagcaaaacCGCGACCAAAGCCCTGAAACTTCATCCCGCGCTTCTCTTTATTGATTTTAGCCAGCATTTGGTTGCACCTTGAAGCGGTGCTTCGAgcattcttcaaacttCTTCTAAGTTGGTGAGCCTGTGAGTTCGATTCTTGGGAAAGTGCTTCACAGAACAGATTTATCTTGGCCAAAGGAACGCGCTGGCCTTTGAGTTCTTCATTCACCAAACTATCATACGAAACAAGAACATCACGGTCGGGTTTCTCAACTTGCCCCTGCGACGCGTCCTTCTCCGAGAATAttgcagctgcagctgtGCAAGCGTGATCTTCCTGAAGTAAagcctcaagctcttcgttAGAATAAAATTCATGTAGAGAGATGCTAATGCCGTCCTGCTGTAAGTCACGCCCAAAAATGAGcagcttctcttccttgCAAGTAAGATTATCTAGAAACTGCCGAAGGGAAAGTGTAAAACAATCTTTTGCGCTGGTCAGGAGAACTTTAGAAGCGCCGGTGGGTTCGAGAGTTTGATCAGAGAtgaagtcaaaaacattacTTTCGATAGTGAAGCGATCACTCAAGCGTCTTGCCAGTTCTTCTCTAGCCGCAAGCTCTTCGGATGCGAGGCCTGTCAAGAGTAATCGAGCCTTTGAGGCAAGTTTTTTATCTCCCGATTCCTTGACAATATTGAAGAGGAGCTGAAATGTTTGGATCGCTGGAAGCAACCCGTTTCTAGAAAGCCATTTCTCGCTTTCCAGCGCCGATTCGAGCCACGATGCGGGAGCAAAAAGTGCATTCTCTGATATGCTAAATCCGCAGGATATACTAGTTGAATACGTTCTCGGGAATTTGAGAATATAGCAGCCCGGATCTTGGACAATTCTTAAGACTTTGATAGAGTTAgccttgagcttctcagGATGAAATTGCCAATCATCGGGAAGGGTGCAGGCTGTGACTTCGCGAAATTGACCTATAGTATGCGTGTTAATTCTTGGAGGGAGAGTTGACACTTGGTGCTGTGGGCATGTGTCTAGATAGCATTGGTATACCTCCGAGTTCAGAAAAGACTTATCTACCGGATCATTTGATACCTCCGGGCCAGGACTTTGTtggtttttctttgatgtttcAACCAAGCTTTCGAACCTTTTCATATCTTCAGGTGGCACTACATACCATAGCTTGGAAGAGCCTGCATGGTGGTAGTCAATGTTGGGTAAAAAGTTGTCTTCGATCGACCAACCTTTCACAGAAAAGAGCATTCCAAGATCGAGGCGAGTGTCCAAGTGGCTACCAAAGTCAGCGT
Encoded proteins:
- the FPY1 gene encoding flavin adenine dinucleotide pyrophosphatase (similar to uniprot|Q03219 Saccharomyces cerevisiae YMR178W Hypothetical ORF), whose translation is MLPRFLATQTPKIARMPSVKGACVIIGDEVLNGKITDTNSRFFAKYCYRLGIQLREIVTIGDQKEQIVQTIKRLSAENDFIVTSGGIGPTHDDITYESVASSFGLPCELNYECQDRMRKISHPEKRHDPETLKDFYRMATLPAGPEVHSYYVLKEFWVPIVSIQQKVYILPGIPQLFEKLLLAFEPSVKEIYSISEREPHNYERFFVKTPKSESQISSYLRELQTRCLQVSDEIKIGSYPHYGMGFNTVSILGLKKHEVFLKELVKEAIEKLDGTAITAEMEEKYSDSR
- the CHP1 gene encoding ribosome-associated Tef1p biogenesis chaperone CHP1 (similar to uniprot|Q08971 Saccharomyces cerevisiae YPL225W Hypothetical ORF), which gives rise to MSAPNTFNAETAENLEDMEKQFAVLAVEQAETYWNLISKVPGSKLRLTKFDDEIYEKFQEHFPEYKDLSRLAKFTEEELKTKEAKERWRKFIKLFEKKVDDFNFGTLLRTDASAEYGQFTTCFVVRLQFYAFEIARNKSKLNDWAAGQ
- a CDS encoding cation diffusion facilitator family transporter (similar to uniprot|Q03218 Saccharomyces cerevisiae YMR177W MMT1 Putative metal transporter involved in mitochondrial iron accumulation closely related to Mmt2p) — protein: MIKPSAYPVGLQFYHNIGKSRCRQLVWNLCFHQRSIHNSSRRLINEGKKGGIGKTDAERRLEKQAKFQDLSDAFEESRHIHMKESETEQNDTLHLGSMLYREAGHTHSHASSQSNPLLKMSRKEFKKNPGVRITWIGLWINVGLALGKFAGAIMFHSQALIADSVHALSDLVSDFLTLASVKLSSKQPTAEYPGGYGKIETLGSLSVSAILAFAGLSIGWSSLCAIAAPLLPHAVLDVVSTFSHSHSHGGPTDVANINAAWIAGGSIIIKEWIFNATKKVAIETNSNVLLANAWHHRVDSLTSLVALVTISSGYFFNIQSLDAVGGLLVSALVVKTGADGMIGAMKELVDRAVAGDDPRYVTVKDNTQEILRKLISNNNAKKPYGLKNLTVLSSGPEMHAKMTLEVPLQRWENVLTIKEFEIVTDHLRKTLRENIPTLRNIDIDYVEERPPLSPEQLKEIENQKKLGQFPTPQNESASDGPLPSGHTHSHFGLGSGHTHKH
- the ECM5 gene encoding Ecm5p (similar to uniprot|Q03214 Saccharomyces cerevisiae YMR176W ECM5 Non-essential protein of unknown function contains ATP/GTP-binding site motif A null mutant exhibits cellular volume up to four times greater than wild-type also large drooping buds with elongated necks), with product MTLEPLPHMPPVGKWQPSTGSNAPLAAALPLAAGKTLPTTSRFKSSLEATPSPLSLDQHSPHLYTQHRIRPNAPFDIAHIKSKRLVQTPEPACQTLKTDSGWSYTLESGSVPCFRIPRSEIPDPITFYHQIEDVGRQYGAVKLQIIQSSPAPVTPFALNTELFWFKARRQSLCSFQEETRRKLDLHRRLYKYHSSRKSDTGRQLFSKIPSIDKRPLDLYRLRECVQLRGGFQEVCHKKLWAQIGRELGYSGRIMSSLSTSLRSAYLKVFSEFDKEEERQRASASAATTTVPTKIHIILPSSTEDNHRDPSSKKRSLNEASISLENAVKKHKASKVQAYQVAGSAAEFSRLRDILRYKGFFTNFENLTEPRKGLTKPSPSTLPGYQFTFWKSSSEIYDRSAHETRNAPIYNLRQYYEKAQKHFDSVAALYQQRSSLVLEKSDSVNLRDFEKLFFDILSDESACCNVDTGINLPSSVHGSGFPTVSKSTTNGLDTTSAWNLNNIPLSSDSVLQFMDADFGSHLDTRLDLGMLFSVKGWSIEDNFLPNIDYHHAGSSKLWYVVPPEDMKRFESLVETSKKNQQSPGPEVSNDPVDKSFLNSEVYQCYLDTCPQHQVSTLPPRINTHTIGQFREVTACTLPDDWQFHPEKLKANSIKVLRIVQDPGCYILKFPRTYSTSISCGFSISENALFAPASWLESALESEKWLSRNGLLPAIQTFQLLFNIVKESGDKKLASKARLLLTGLASEELAAREELARRLSDRFTIESNVFDFISDQTLEPTGASKVLLTSAKDCFTLSLRQFLDNLTCKEEKLLIFGRDLQQDGISISLHEFYSNEELEALLQEDHACTAAAAIFSEKDASQGQVEKPDRDVLVSYDSLVNEELKGQRVPLAKINLFCEALSQESNSQAHQLRRSLKNARSTASRCNQMLAKINKEKRGMKFQGFGRGFALKELAAAPFHYTVAELHNLYLELEGSSIAFPEMSKVFELCHCVESFQLDAQNAIKINDLSRMKETYLQGWSLGIRSKYHDLLARKICEEMWLSTYEKTIIEHEIIKEDELGYYTPSYLLPYLKYGIKFVSDALHREKLEQVRNTILLSQETGYELGQLFKKKSSKIPVDRLSSILDTLRQYPFLVEPRLRETLEAIMDTFGKHREGMSSSFDKLDVNHEHYRLIAGSVNARPLFELNLIGKFDGSCDDKRLTLSEVPNRSIFSKHIKDCRLWLQKVNKLVLRKPLWAKIHSSTQLCFANNGDKLTTKSQPDEEPVYCFCRQGDSGSKMVACEVCGEWYHATCINKGKWSLVSNENTVFVCPICCPSNFPDFGLVDFSQIESMAMASLKLKVIPDRRFFGQFFEIFKMSASFKHTMSCDLLKKDGALRGDLSMAQIKFYLRKLVGAGVRMPREISALQRACQEHDANVMLKFAQRNIKVVTGYEATGSREASEAQPDQVVIKSEGAMVISPEIKPEGNSDMMQ